Proteins encoded in a region of the Zea mays cultivar B73 chromosome 2, Zm-B73-REFERENCE-NAM-5.0, whole genome shotgun sequence genome:
- the LOC101027113 gene encoding lysine-specific histone demethylase 1 isoform 1 (isoform 1 is encoded by transcript variant 1), translating to MANNSSYGENARRKPHTPSAIVIGGGFAGLAAADALRNASFQVILLESRDRIGGRVHTDYSFGFPVDLGASWLHGVCEENPLAPIIGRLGLPLYRTSGDDSVLFDHDLESYALYDTNGRQVPQELVEKLGKVFEKILEETGKLREEINEDMSIAKAIAIVMARNPHLRQEGIAHEVLQWYLCRMEGWFATDADSISLQGWDQEVLLPGGHGLMVRGYRPVINTLAKGLDIRLNHKVVEIVRHRNRVEVTVSSGQTFVADAAVVTVPLGVLKAKTIKFEPRLPEWKEEAIRELTVGVENKIVLHFGQVFWPNVEFLGVVSSSTYGCSYFLNLHKATGHPVLVYMPAGRLARDIEKTSDEAAAQFAFSQLKKILPNAAEPINYLVSRWGSDENTLGSYTFDGVNKPRDLYEKLRIPVDNLFFAGEATSVKYTGTVHGAFSTGVMAAEECKMRVLERFRELDMLEMCHPAMGEDSPVSVPLLISRL from the exons ATGGCGAACAACA GCTCATATGGTGAAAATGCTAGGAGAAAGCCACACACACCATCTGCTATTGTTATTGGTGGTGGGTTTGCTGGTCTTGCTGCTGCTGATGCTCTCAGAAATGCATCCTTCCAG GTTATTCTACTGGAATCCCGTGATAGGATTGGTGGCAGAGTTCACACTGACTACTCTTTTGGGTTTCCGGTCGATTTGGGAGCATCTTG GCTTCATGGGGTCTGTGAAGAAAATCCCTTGGCACCAATAATTGGAAGGCTTGGACTTCCACTGTACCGCACAAGTGGTGATGATTCTGTGCTGTTTGATCATGATCTAGAGAG TTATGCACTCTATGACACTAACGGACGCCAAGTACCACAAGAGTTGGTAGAAAAGCTTGGGAAGGTGTTTGAGAAGATACTGGAAGAG ACTGGCAAATTGAGGGAAGAAATCAATGAAGATATGTCTATCGCAAAAGCCATCGCAATTGTTATGGCTAGAAATCCGCACTTGAG GCAAGAAGGGATTGCTCATGAGGTTCTTCAGTGGTATTTGTGCCGTATGGAGGGTTGGTTTGCCACCGACGCTGATTCAATTTCACTACAGGGTTGGGATCAG GAGGTGCTGCTTCCAGGTGGCCATGGCCTCATGGTTCGTGGGTATCGTCCGGTTATAAATACTCTCGCAAAAGGCTTAGATATACGCCTCAACCATAA GGTTGTGGAAATTGTTCGCCATAGGAACAGGGTAGAGGTTACCGTAAGCAGCGGCCAAACGTTTGTTGCGGATGCTGCTGTGGTCACTGTTCCGTTGGGTGTCCTGAAAGCGAAAACCATTAAATTCGAGCCGAGGCTGCCAGAGTGGAAAGAGGAAGCGATCAGAGAACTTACGGTTGGAGTTGAGAACAAGATCGTTCTTCACTTCGGGCAGGTTTTCTGGCCTAACGTGGAgttcctcggcgtcgtttcctctAGCACCTACGGTTGCAGCTATTTCCTCAACCTTCACAAGGCAACAGGCCACCCAGTCCTTGTCTACATGCCCGCCGGCCGCCTTGCTCGTGACATCGAGAAGACGTCGGACGAGGCTGCTGCCCAGTTCGCCTTTTCTCAGCTGAAGAAGATCCTTCCCAATGCAGCTGAGCCG ATAAACTACCTGGTGTCGCGCTGGGGCTCGGACGAGAACACGCTTGGTTCGTACACGTTCGATGGGGTGAACAAACCCCGTGACCTGTACGAGAAGCTGCGCATCCCCGTGGACAACCTGTTCTTCGCGGGAGAGGCCACGAGCGTCAAGTACACGGGCACGGTGCACGGCGCCTTCTCCACGGGTGTCATGGCGGCCGAGGAGTGCAAGATGCGGGTTCTGGAGCGGTTCAGGGAGCTCGACATGCTGGAGATGTGCCACCCTGCCATGGGCGAGGACAGCCCTGTGTCTGTCCCGCTGCTCATCTCTCGGCTCTAA
- the LOC101027113 gene encoding lysine-specific histone demethylase 1 isoform 2 (isoform 2 is encoded by transcript variant 2), giving the protein MSGSYGENARRKPHTPSAIVIGGGFAGLAAADALRNASFQVILLESRDRIGGRVHTDYSFGFPVDLGASWLHGVCEENPLAPIIGRLGLPLYRTSGDDSVLFDHDLESYALYDTNGRQVPQELVEKLGKVFEKILEETGKLREEINEDMSIAKAIAIVMARNPHLRQEGIAHEVLQWYLCRMEGWFATDADSISLQGWDQEVLLPGGHGLMVRGYRPVINTLAKGLDIRLNHKVVEIVRHRNRVEVTVSSGQTFVADAAVVTVPLGVLKAKTIKFEPRLPEWKEEAIRELTVGVENKIVLHFGQVFWPNVEFLGVVSSSTYGCSYFLNLHKATGHPVLVYMPAGRLARDIEKTSDEAAAQFAFSQLKKILPNAAEPINYLVSRWGSDENTLGSYTFDGVNKPRDLYEKLRIPVDNLFFAGEATSVKYTGTVHGAFSTGVMAAEECKMRVLERFRELDMLEMCHPAMGEDSPVSVPLLISRL; this is encoded by the exons ATGTCAGGCTCATATGGTGAAAATGCTAGGAGAAAGCCACACACACCATCTGCTATTGTTATTGGTGGTGGGTTTGCTGGTCTTGCTGCTGCTGATGCTCTCAGAAATGCATCCTTCCAG GTTATTCTACTGGAATCCCGTGATAGGATTGGTGGCAGAGTTCACACTGACTACTCTTTTGGGTTTCCGGTCGATTTGGGAGCATCTTG GCTTCATGGGGTCTGTGAAGAAAATCCCTTGGCACCAATAATTGGAAGGCTTGGACTTCCACTGTACCGCACAAGTGGTGATGATTCTGTGCTGTTTGATCATGATCTAGAGAG TTATGCACTCTATGACACTAACGGACGCCAAGTACCACAAGAGTTGGTAGAAAAGCTTGGGAAGGTGTTTGAGAAGATACTGGAAGAG ACTGGCAAATTGAGGGAAGAAATCAATGAAGATATGTCTATCGCAAAAGCCATCGCAATTGTTATGGCTAGAAATCCGCACTTGAG GCAAGAAGGGATTGCTCATGAGGTTCTTCAGTGGTATTTGTGCCGTATGGAGGGTTGGTTTGCCACCGACGCTGATTCAATTTCACTACAGGGTTGGGATCAG GAGGTGCTGCTTCCAGGTGGCCATGGCCTCATGGTTCGTGGGTATCGTCCGGTTATAAATACTCTCGCAAAAGGCTTAGATATACGCCTCAACCATAA GGTTGTGGAAATTGTTCGCCATAGGAACAGGGTAGAGGTTACCGTAAGCAGCGGCCAAACGTTTGTTGCGGATGCTGCTGTGGTCACTGTTCCGTTGGGTGTCCTGAAAGCGAAAACCATTAAATTCGAGCCGAGGCTGCCAGAGTGGAAAGAGGAAGCGATCAGAGAACTTACGGTTGGAGTTGAGAACAAGATCGTTCTTCACTTCGGGCAGGTTTTCTGGCCTAACGTGGAgttcctcggcgtcgtttcctctAGCACCTACGGTTGCAGCTATTTCCTCAACCTTCACAAGGCAACAGGCCACCCAGTCCTTGTCTACATGCCCGCCGGCCGCCTTGCTCGTGACATCGAGAAGACGTCGGACGAGGCTGCTGCCCAGTTCGCCTTTTCTCAGCTGAAGAAGATCCTTCCCAATGCAGCTGAGCCG ATAAACTACCTGGTGTCGCGCTGGGGCTCGGACGAGAACACGCTTGGTTCGTACACGTTCGATGGGGTGAACAAACCCCGTGACCTGTACGAGAAGCTGCGCATCCCCGTGGACAACCTGTTCTTCGCGGGAGAGGCCACGAGCGTCAAGTACACGGGCACGGTGCACGGCGCCTTCTCCACGGGTGTCATGGCGGCCGAGGAGTGCAAGATGCGGGTTCTGGAGCGGTTCAGGGAGCTCGACATGCTGGAGATGTGCCACCCTGCCATGGGCGAGGACAGCCCTGTGTCTGTCCCGCTGCTCATCTCTCGGCTCTAA
- the LOC100274549 gene encoding uncharacterized protein LOC100274549: MASALLAGQGGARHHGWGETRAPLAPIPPNPNPSQPHPRADGSKSKPRAAASSPAAGYVTFRPASLGPREARALRDRLAGELTQVRALLSRIDTWQQQGPPPAGLRGEVRKRCGQILTRLRKDKRSVWFNAPVEVERLGLHDYHAVIKRPMDLGTVKEGLAAGRYASHDDFAADVRLTFTNALRYNPVGHEVHTFAGALLAYFERMYKEALACFEEDCKRPEPPRPVPPELTPPPAAEPVEAKVKPRAGNVRMRKPKAREPNKREMSLEEKNMLRVGLESLPEEKMHNVLQIVRKRNNNPEMLGDEIELDIDEMDVETQWELDRFVANFNKALKKSQRAVVMNGGAADVTSAAVAENDTAPVSNVLTLVDNDDVEREKPVRSATMAEQVDEYVDIGDEMPTATYQSMEIEKDAEGATGSRGSGSGSSSSSGSESRSSGDSASGAGNAHSLA; this comes from the exons ATGGCCTCCGCCCTACTGGCCGGACAGGGCGGGGCGCGCCACCACGGCTGGGGGGAGACGCGCGCCCCACTCGCGCCCATACCTCCCAACCCTAACCCCAGCCAGCCCCACCCGCGCGCCGACGGGTCCAAGTCCAAGCCGCGGGCGGCAGCCTCCTCGCCGGCGGCCGGATACGTGACGTTCCGCCCGGCGTCCCTGGGCCCGCGCGAGGCCCGCGCGCTCCGGGACCGCCTCGCGGGGGAGCTCACCCAGGTGCGCGCCCTCCTCTCCCGCATCGACACCTGGCAGCAGCAGGGCCCGCCGCCCGCGGGGCTCCGCGGCGAGGTGCGGAAGCGGTGCGGGCAGATCCTCACCAGGCTGCGCAAGGACAAGCGGAGCGTGTGGTTCAACGCGCCCGTCGAGGTGGAGCGCCTCGGCCTCCACGACTACCACGCCGTCATCAAGCGCCCCATGGACCTCGGCACCGTCAAGGAGGGCCTCGCCGCCGGGAGGTACGCCTCGCACGACGACTTCGCGGCCGACGTCCGCCTCACCTTCACCAACGCGCTGCGGTACAACCCGGTCGGCCACGAGGTCCACACCTTCGCTGGCGCCCTCCTCGCCTACTTCGAGAGGATGTACAAGGAGGCGCTCGCCTGCTTCGAGGAAGACTGCAAACGCCCTGAGCCGCCAAGGCCAGTGCCGCCTGAATTGACACCTCCACCCGCAGCTGAGCCTGTTGAGGCCAAGGTTAAGCCGAGGGCAGGGAATGTGAGGATGCGGAAGCCCAAGGCCAGGGAGCCTAACAAGAGGGAGATGAGCCTGGAGGAGAAGAACATGCTCAGGGTGGGGCTGGAGAGTTTGCCCGAAGAGAAGATGCATAATGTGCTACAGATTGTGCGCAAGAGGAACAACAATCCGGAGATGCTGGGGGATGAGATCGAGCTTGATATTGATGAGATGGATGTTGAGACACAGTGGGAGCTTGATCGTTTCGTAGCTAACTTCAACAAAGCGCTCAAGAAATCTCAGCGTGCTGTGGTGATGAATGGTGGCGCCGCTGATGTAACCAGTGCTGCTGTGGCTGAGAATGACACTGCACCTGTCAGCAATGTGCTTACGTTGGTTGACAATGATGATGTG GAGAGAGAGAAACCTGTGAGGAGCGCTACAATGGCTGAGCAGGTGGATGAGTATGTTGATATTGGGGATGAGATGCCAACAGCCACTTACCAATCCATGGAAATCGAGAAGGACGCTGAAGGTGCGACTGGCTCTCGTGGTTCTGGCAGTGGCTCTTCGTCGTCCAGTG GTTCTGAGTCGAGGAGCTCAGGGGACAGTGCCTCAGGAGCTGGCAATGCTCATTCTTTGGCTTAA